The sequence below is a genomic window from Salicibibacter cibarius.
GCGATACGGGTATAAGCAAAGGGTGGGAATCCAGGCTATTCAGCAAGTATTTGCGGCAATTCCTTTTTACCAAGCTCAGGAGGCCTGGGTGGTCACAAACAGCTTTTATACGGCTTCGGCCTGTAAACTCGCCCAGGCTTGTGGTGTTCATCTGTTAGATCGTTGGCGCCTGCAGCAATTTATCGTGAATGTGAACCCGGAAATGACGGCTCAAAAGGTGTATGAAAATGTAGAGCCAGCGCGACGCAATTGCCCCTTGTGTGGCTCACCTTTAGTGGTGCGAAGTCATCAGGAGAATACGAGACGATTTTTTGGATGTTCTTCATTTCCGAATTGTCGGCATACGGAACCATTAAATGCTTCCTGATTTTCTCCTATGGGGGAGGCGAGTCCTTCAAAGTATGGTATACTAGAGAAACAATAAACAACTGTCCAGGGGTGGACGTTCACCTTGTCAACCTTCGTGCCAATTGGCGCCCTTTTTCTTGAGGGGGAAGGGAGGTGAACAGTCATGGTGATCACTTATGAAACGGCCATGTTATGTGTGGCCGTAGCCACGTTGGTGGTCTTGATGATGAAACATGACGATCAAAAAAAGAAGTAACCACCCCTGGTGTCCAATCCAAATGGGTGGCTACTTCATCTAATCATTAGGTGAACAAATCCCTTGGTAGGAGTTGTTCTATTGGGAGGCCGTTGGTGCAATCACACCACGGTCTTTTTAAATATATGCCTTTTCTAACCTTAGTATACAATAACATCTTGCTGTTGGCAAATAAAATGTGGAACCGATTAAACGATATGATTTCTGGCCATCTATTTCGTTCGAACATTCGCAAACAATAAAGATTGCGGCTACTGTCATGTTTAAGTTTATGGGAGATTAAAATGCTAAAAATGCACTTTAGTTAAGTAAAGGTGCCAAATTTGTGCCAAAAGACCTCATCCGTAATTGAAAAGCGACTTCCAACAAACGCCAAAACCCGCATCATGTAAGTATTTGTACTGGAGCTTCCTGCCGGACTCGAACCGGCGACCTCATCCTTACCATGGATGCGCTCTACCTACTGAGCTAAGGAAGCGTGGCTCCGCAGGCCGGATTCGAACCAGCGACCTACCGGTTAACAGCCGGTTGCTCTACCACTGAGCTACTGCGGAATATGTATTATATTAACGGTCACGGATAGTATAATATCACATTGTTCTGTTTGTAGCAAGTGACATCAACAACCGTTCTGCCCTATTCTACTATTTCCGGAGATGGCTCTGCCTATACATTTTCTTGCCCTTGCTATCACTTAAAATGACACGGATTTCAACTTTGGAATCATTTATAATTTTATAACTGCGCTTTTCCTGTTATAATAATAAAAATAGTCTCTTCTTTATAATTAATGATAGTTTACATAATGAATGAATATTCAATCACTGAGGAGGGATCGATATGCAGGTTTATAAGCGGATCGATGAGTTAACATCTGAAGGTATTGCGATCCTCCAAATGAACGAAAGTTCCATTGCCAAGGAATGGGAGAAATTACTGCACCGCCACATTATTAAAGAAGGACAAGTGATGCAATGGGACGAAGAAACGTTGAAATCACACCTGGAAACGATGATAAAATGCCTGAAATCTCAATTACTTTTAGGTGAAAAAAAGAATATTGAAGATGACATCGATGGAAAAATGATTTTAAATCAAGTAATAAGGACATGGCGAACACAGGGCGTTCACATTGATAAACATGAAATTACTTTTATCTGTCATTTATTGGAGAACGCAACTCATAAAGCCATACATACACCGGACGGTTCCGGGATCACATTCCGAAATCATCAGGCGGTCCATCATTTTTTCACAGTGCTGAGCCAATATTTAACGCCCTACCGTTTAGATGCAATAAATTTGAAATCGTACGTAAATTATTTGTTTTCACTTCCTGAGTTTTCTGTTCAGTTTATCGTGTGTGCTCGTAAGGAAGATTCCATTTTTCATGTAAAAGATGTATTGGAAAAACATGGGGATGCAATGGATCCGGGGTGGCTAAACATGTTGCAAAGCATCCGGACGGAATCAATCGAACTCTTGAAAAAAGCCGTGTTGCGTTTGATGGGGAGCGAGGATGAAGCGACTGGAAAACATGCATTTATTACACAAGAAATTGGAAATGAGCTGCTTTTGTTTTATGTTCCCCAAAAGAATATTTCGCGCACAAAATCGTTTTTAAAGCTGGCTTTTCATATGTATGGAGACATTCGTGAGGCCGCTTCCAATGCTGAAAATCAAATAAATTGGAATTCAATGGTAGCCCTTTTTTATGAATGGGTGATGCGGGGGCGGCGATTGGAAGATGCTTTTGAGCACATTGCCTCCGGGTACGTGCGTTACTTGCCGTTTGAACGTTGCGCGCTTTTTTTATATTTGCCGAAGGAAAAAAAGGGCGTTGGCATGACGGGGTATAATTTGAACGTCGAGGATATTAAAAATATCACCGAGCATTTCTCGGGAGCCTCTGTCGTTAGGGAATTCTTGGAAAAGATGCGAACTTATCGCCCTATTTTTATCGATGATGCGTCTGACGCTCTTCCAGAGTACTATATTAACAAATTTAAACTGAATTCTTTGGTTGTGTCTCCCATTTATTCATTGTCGAAAAAAGAATTCATAGGAGCTGTCTTTTTGGATCAAGGAGAAGGACAGGAGTTTTCGGTTAACGATGAACTGATGAATGTGTTGGTGAAAATGGGTCATCATGTCGGGGAGATGTTGATGCAATATCAAGACTCCCAGTACGATAATTTGCAAAAAACGATTTCATCCCGCCTTTCGCCACGGGAAATTGAGGTGATGAACCTCGTCAAAAACGGGAGATCTATCAGTGAAATTTCCTATGCTTTGCATCTCAGCCAATACACTATAAGAGATTATATTTCCAGTTCCATAAAAAAAGTGAATGGAAGAAACCGGACGCACGCTGTAGCCATCGCTATTCAACAAGGGTTTATATAAAGATGAAACCGGAAGGGGTGCTATCACACCCCTTCGGTTTTAATGGTTCTCCTCTGTGTGACTTGGCAAGGTAACGACCATCGTTCCGGGCCCCACGGAAATCCCTTCCGAATTTTCCGACCACATTTCCAGTTCGAGAAAATGATCGTTTCCTTCCTGCCACTTGTTCTTTACCTGTCCTTTTGTGGAAACTGTGTCTCCAACAGTGTTGAAGCGTTTCATCCGAAATCCTTTCAAATTTCTGATTGTTCCCGCGAGGCCAATGTATGCGCGGGCGGTTTTCTCCCACATGCCTTGCAGGAAAATATTATTCGCGTACATTTCCGGTGCTCCGGTTTCGCGGGCATACTCCGAGTTATGGTGAATGGAATTGAAATCACGATTTGCGCCGGCTTCCATAACGAGCCTGTAAGCCGTAAGCGGAAAATCGACAGCGGGGATTTCGTCACCTTCGGAAACATCTTCCCAATAGCGAGGTTTCATTAATTTGCCTCCATTCTCGTTGTATGCGGATTGTACTTATAGGTTCCGATGCGCATCTTTGCTACTTCTTCGCCATGTTGGTTGCAAATGGTTGATTCCCAAACCAAAAATGCCCCGCGCCCTACTTTTGTTTCTTTAGGAGCACACGAAAGCAATACGTTTCCGTTGTTGCAGAGCCAATCTCCCACTTTAACCGGTTGTAGATAATCGAATTCGATATCAGTGGCAAAAAATCCCGTCGTTTGCGGCTCCAAATCTGTTTGCACCCCTCCCACAGGATTGCGGGCAGGTTGTGCATTTCGATCGGAACTGGTAAATATCTTTTCCCCCGGGTACCAGTGAGCGGCGATCGTCCATGTTAACAAGCTACTATATGGAGCAATCACATCCGAGTAACCATATTGGTCGGCGACAGTCTTGTCATAATGAAGGGGCAGTCAAATTCCAAAGGTTCAAGAAATCGGCGAATCGCCCCTTTTTCCACCGGATCTGCCCCCCATGTTTTTTCTCCGTCACTAAAATCTAGCCCAACCGCGTCCATCATAGGCCGCCAATCTTTCTTCCAATCCTCCATATTCGCTCTCCTTTCTTCCAATGCCTCACCTCTTATTTATGCAACGTTTATGCCAAATCGTGCCCTAACGAAATCTGAACTCATTTATTTGGTCGGCAAAGTAATCCCTCAGATGGAGGTCGAGCTGCTCCGAGAGGAACAAGATAAGCAAAGTAATCCCTCGGACGGAGGTCGATCTGCTCCGAGAGGAACAAGATAAGCAAAGTAATCCCTCAGATGGGGATCGAGTTGCTCTGAGAGGAACAAGATAAGCAAAGTAATCCCTCAAACGGGGATCGAGCAGTTCTGAAAGGAACAAGAGACACAAAGTAATTTGTGTTACGGGTCCAACGCACCTCCGTAAGTGAGAAAGCGCGGACCCGAGGTGCGATGAAAACTACATCAAAATGCGAAGTTGGCGCCCTAACGCGGGGGCGCGGGTTGCGTTAGGGCACAATATTTTCCTAACTTCTTATAGAGCAGCAGTCGCGTTGAACGAGATCAAAGAAAAAACTCCAATTTTTCTTTGATCTCGTATTTTTTCAACTTTTGGTATAAGGTTGAGCGGCTGATTCCAAGTTTTTTGGCGGCGATTGTGCGGTTCCCGCCCGCCTGTTTCAGTGCATCCAGAATGGTCACTTTATCAGTTTCTTCCATACGTTTTTTTCGGTTTGTTTTTACGGATCCATGTTCGTTTGCTTCATTTATGCCTGAATGCTCTGTTGAGCTCGGATCTTTGGCGTCGATAAGAATGTGACTAGCCTCGATGCGATTCGTTTGCGCGTACAAAAAGGCTCTTTCCATCACATTTTCCATTTGGCGGACATTTCCCGGCCAATGATAATTCCGGAGTTTTTCTACTGCTTCGGAACTTATGTCGTTAATGCTCGGTTTATCAAGTTTGGTTTGCATTTTTTTCATAAAATGGTTTGTCAATAGCGGAATGTCATCCAGGCGGTCGCGGAGGGGTGGAATCTCCAATTGAATGACGTTTATCCGATAGTAAAGGTCTTCCCTGAAGACTCCTTCTTGAACAAGTTTTCCTATATTTTTGTTGGACGCAGCGAGGATACGGACGTCCATTTTTCGAGTCTGGGTATCCCCGATTCTTTCGATTTCTTTTTCTTGGACGGCTCTTAATAATTTGGCTTGCATGGGCAAGGACATATCGCCAATTTCGTCCAGGAACAACGTTCCTTTATCCGCTTGCTCAAATTTTCCCGGGCGCCCGCCTTTTTTTGCGCCTGTAAAAGCTCCGTCCGCGTATCCGAATAGTTCCGATTCAATTAAATTTTCCGGGACAGCTGCGCAATTAATTTTAATGAATGCTCCTTTCCGGTTGGACACAAGATGAATGCCATTTGCAAGCAATTCTTTCCCGGTGCC
It includes:
- a CDS encoding FAS1-like dehydratase domain-containing protein, which codes for MIAPYSSLLTWTIAAHWYPGEKIFTSSDRNAQPARNPVGGVQTDLEPQTTGFFATDIEFDYLQPVKVGDWLCNNGNVLLSCAPKETKVGRGAFLVWESTICNQHGEEVAKMRIGTYKYNPHTTRMEAN
- a CDS encoding LuxR C-terminal-related transcriptional regulator; the encoded protein is MQVYKRIDELTSEGIAILQMNESSIAKEWEKLLHRHIIKEGQVMQWDEETLKSHLETMIKCLKSQLLLGEKKNIEDDIDGKMILNQVIRTWRTQGVHIDKHEITFICHLLENATHKAIHTPDGSGITFRNHQAVHHFFTVLSQYLTPYRLDAINLKSYVNYLFSLPEFSVQFIVCARKEDSIFHVKDVLEKHGDAMDPGWLNMLQSIRTESIELLKKAVLRLMGSEDEATGKHAFITQEIGNELLLFYVPQKNISRTKSFLKLAFHMYGDIREAASNAENQINWNSMVALFYEWVMRGRRLEDAFEHIASGYVRYLPFERCALFLYLPKEKKGVGMTGYNLNVEDIKNITEHFSGASVVREFLEKMRTYRPIFIDDASDALPEYYINKFKLNSLVVSPIYSLSKKEFIGAVFLDQGEGQEFSVNDELMNVLVKMGHHVGEMLMQYQDSQYDNLQKTISSRLSPREIEVMNLVKNGRSISEISYALHLSQYTIRDYISSSIKKVNGRNRTHAVAIAIQQGFI
- a CDS encoding restriction endonuclease, with the protein product MIDEGTVVSIFLVVLFLFTCPLIIVGFVWVMRKWMKHRREKQAFQRVIQSGIRSIDQMDGHQFEYFLVQLLKALGYRSVKGTKRSNDFGADLVMEKEKKKIVVQAKRYGYKQRVGIQAIQQVFAAIPFYQAQEAWVVTNSFYTASACKLAQACGVHLLDRWRLQQFIVNVNPEMTAQKVYENVEPARRNCPLCGSPLVVRSHQENTRRFFGCSSFPNCRHTEPLNAS